One Solirubrobacter pauli DNA window includes the following coding sequences:
- a CDS encoding MerR family transcriptional regulator, which produces MDETGKLLQIGDVAERVGLSLRTVRYYEEQGLLTPESRTAGGFRLFSELQVDRLALIKQMKPLGFTIQEMRELLDARDQLQAAGPDARAAARELLSRYADDAAKRCAKLQEQLRQAEGLADQLRAEAG; this is translated from the coding sequence ATGGACGAGACCGGCAAGCTGCTGCAGATCGGCGACGTGGCCGAACGCGTCGGCCTCTCGTTGCGCACGGTCCGCTACTACGAGGAGCAGGGGCTGCTGACCCCGGAGTCCCGGACCGCCGGCGGCTTCCGCCTCTTCAGCGAGCTGCAGGTCGATCGGCTGGCGCTGATCAAGCAGATGAAGCCGCTGGGCTTCACCATCCAGGAGATGCGCGAGCTGCTCGACGCCCGCGATCAGCTGCAAGCGGCGGGGCCGGATGCGCGGGCGGCGGCGCGAGAGCTGCTGTCGCGCTACGCCGACGACGCCGCCAAGCGGTGCGCCAAGCTCCAGGAGCAGCTCCGCCAGGCCGAGGGGCTCGCGGACCAGCTTCGCGCCGAAGCCGGCTGA
- a CDS encoding alpha/beta hydrolase family esterase codes for MRASLVLVLVFALAGCGAAAAPPAATVREPGCRPAEDAASFGAGSVRVCPVGEDRRYALYEPRALGREPVPLIVALHGVGGPQATPAGTAQASRLGALADAESVAVAYADGNGTWSHADDAYFSALFDDVARHRAIDPRRVYVIGWSGGGFMVHRIACRLADRVAAVAVLQAPLRGDCRPSAPVSVLQIVGEADPVIPVAGGTLPDGTRAPKLTTAMARWRRLAACDRPTIRSDEGIFNQLADCDGGASVDLIALEGGGHVWYGPDQPAPDNKVDATQEAWRFFAAHPKARGQRTTSDVGGATER; via the coding sequence GCGCCGCCGCGGCGCCGCCGGCCGCCACGGTGCGCGAGCCGGGCTGCCGCCCGGCTGAGGACGCGGCGAGCTTCGGCGCGGGGAGCGTGCGCGTGTGCCCGGTCGGCGAGGACCGCCGCTACGCGCTCTACGAGCCGCGCGCGCTCGGACGCGAGCCCGTGCCGCTGATCGTGGCGCTGCACGGCGTCGGCGGCCCGCAGGCGACGCCCGCCGGCACCGCGCAGGCGTCCCGGCTGGGCGCCCTCGCGGACGCCGAGAGCGTCGCCGTGGCCTACGCCGACGGCAACGGCACCTGGAGCCACGCCGACGACGCCTACTTCTCGGCGCTGTTCGACGACGTCGCGCGCCACCGCGCGATCGACCCGCGGCGGGTCTACGTGATCGGCTGGTCCGGCGGCGGGTTCATGGTGCACCGGATCGCCTGCCGTCTCGCGGACCGGGTCGCCGCGGTGGCCGTGCTGCAGGCGCCGCTGCGCGGTGACTGCAGACCGAGCGCGCCGGTGAGCGTCCTGCAGATCGTCGGCGAAGCGGACCCGGTCATCCCCGTCGCCGGCGGCACGCTGCCGGACGGCACACGCGCGCCGAAGTTGACGACGGCGATGGCGCGCTGGCGCAGGCTCGCTGCCTGCGACCGCCCGACGATCCGCTCGGACGAAGGCATCTTCAACCAGCTCGCCGACTGCGACGGCGGCGCCTCCGTCGACCTGATCGCGCTGGAGGGCGGCGGCCACGTGTGGTACGGGCCCGACCAGCCCGCCCCCGACAACAAGGTCGACGCCACGCAGGAGGCGTGGCGGTTCTTCGCCGCGCACCCGAAGGCTCGCGGCCAGCGGACGACCTCGGACGTCGGCGGCGCGACCGAGCGCTGA
- a CDS encoding SulP family inorganic anion transporter, with translation MPVRLTLPSFGVLRVELLAGLVVALALIPEAISFSLIAGVDPRVGLFASFTMAVTIAIAGGRPAMISAATGAMALVVVGLVKDHGLEYLLAATILAGVIQIGLGLLGVSKLMRFVPRSVMTGFVNALAILIFLAQLPHLTGGGALGYALVAAGLALIFVLPRFTTAVPAPLVAIVVLTVAVVASGWSLPDVGDEGALPDALPVLGIPSVPLDLDTLRIIAPYSFTLAIVGLLESLMTAKLVDDITETRSDKERETRGQGIANVVTGFFGGMAGCAMIGQTMINVKASGARTRISTFFAGAFLLVLCVGLGDVVAVIPMAALVAVMIFVSVATFDWHSIAPATLRRLPAGETAIMLVTVAATVATHNLAIGVGLGVLTAMVLFARRAAHLVQVERVEDPDGTTAFYSVTGELFFASDQELIDAFDFAGDPPRVIVDLSRAQVWDASAVAALDAIETHYGRHGTAVEITGLSAESEALHTTLSGQLAGAH, from the coding sequence TTGCCAGTCCGCCTCACCCTGCCGTCGTTCGGCGTGCTTCGCGTCGAGCTGCTCGCCGGCCTCGTCGTCGCGCTCGCGCTCATCCCCGAGGCGATCTCGTTCTCGCTGATCGCCGGCGTCGACCCGCGCGTCGGGCTGTTCGCGTCGTTCACGATGGCGGTGACGATCGCGATCGCCGGCGGGCGGCCGGCGATGATCTCCGCGGCGACCGGCGCGATGGCGCTCGTGGTGGTCGGCCTGGTGAAGGACCACGGACTCGAGTACCTGCTGGCTGCGACGATCCTCGCGGGCGTGATCCAGATCGGGCTCGGCCTGCTCGGCGTGTCGAAGCTGATGCGGTTCGTGCCGCGGTCGGTGATGACCGGGTTCGTCAACGCGCTCGCGATCCTGATCTTCCTGGCGCAGCTGCCGCACCTGACCGGTGGCGGCGCGCTCGGCTACGCGCTGGTGGCCGCCGGGCTGGCGTTGATCTTCGTCCTGCCGCGCTTCACCACGGCGGTGCCCGCGCCGCTCGTGGCGATCGTGGTGCTGACCGTGGCGGTCGTGGCCTCCGGCTGGAGCCTGCCGGACGTCGGTGACGAGGGCGCGCTGCCCGACGCGCTGCCCGTGCTCGGCATCCCGAGCGTGCCACTGGACCTGGACACGCTGCGCATCATCGCGCCGTACTCCTTCACGCTCGCGATCGTCGGCCTGCTCGAGTCGCTGATGACCGCCAAGCTCGTCGACGACATCACCGAGACGCGCTCGGACAAGGAGCGCGAGACCCGCGGCCAGGGCATCGCCAACGTCGTCACCGGGTTCTTCGGCGGCATGGCCGGCTGCGCGATGATCGGCCAGACGATGATCAACGTGAAGGCCTCGGGCGCGCGCACCCGGATCTCCACGTTCTTCGCCGGCGCGTTCCTGCTCGTGCTGTGCGTCGGGCTCGGCGACGTGGTCGCGGTGATCCCGATGGCCGCGCTCGTGGCCGTGATGATCTTCGTCAGCGTCGCCACCTTCGACTGGCACAGCATCGCGCCGGCCACGCTGCGCCGGCTGCCCGCGGGCGAGACCGCGATCATGCTCGTCACGGTCGCCGCCACCGTCGCCACGCACAACCTCGCGATCGGCGTCGGCCTCGGCGTGCTCACGGCGATGGTGCTGTTCGCCCGGCGCGCGGCGCACCTCGTGCAGGTCGAGCGGGTCGAGGACCCCGACGGGACGACCGCCTTCTACTCCGTCACCGGCGAGCTGTTCTTCGCGTCCGACCAGGAGCTGATCGACGCGTTCGACTTCGCGGGCGACCCGCCGCGCGTGATCGTCGACCTGTCGCGCGCCCAGGTGTGGGACGCGTCGGCCGTCGCGGCGCTCGACGCGATCGAGACGCACTACGGCCGGCACGGGACCGCCGTGGAGATCACCGGCCTGAGCGCCGAGAGCGAAGCGCTGCACACGACGCTCTCGGGCCAGCTGGCCGGCGCGCACTGA